TGGCATAAACCTGCTGGACTTCTTCCAGCTCCTCCAGCATCTCAATCAGTTTCAGCACCTTGGGTGCGTCCGACTCCGAAACCGGCACGGTGTTCGTCGCAATCTGAGTGAGCTCAGCCCGATCCCATTCCACCCCCGCCGACTTCAGCTGGCGCTTTACCGCCTCAAAACTTTCGACTGGCGTGATTACGGTAAAGTTTGTGGCGTCGCTCTGGACATCATCAGCGCCCGCCTCCATTGCCGCGCTCAGCACCGTATCCTCGTCGGTTTTTGAGCGGTCAATTACAATAATACCTTTGGGTTTGAACTGCCAGGCAACACAGCCCGCTGCGCCCATGGAGCCGCCGTATTTGTCAAACACATGGCGCACTTCAGCAGTAGTCCGGTTCTTGTTGTCGGTCAGGGCACGCACCAAGAGGGCAACTCCGCCCGGTGCATATCCCTCATAAAAAACCTCTTCATAAAAAACTCCCGGCAGTTCACCGGTCCCGCGCTTGATTGCCCGTTCAATGTTTTCCGCCGGCATATTGATTGCCCGTGCCGCCTCAACCGCGGTGCGCAGTCTGGGATTGGCTTCAATATCACCGCCTCCCATTCGGGCAGCGGTAGTGATTTCACGGATGAGCTTGGAGAATGCTCTTCCCCGTGCTGCGTCCAGCTTACTTTTCTTGTGTTTAATTGTTGCCCATTTCGAATGTCCGGACATAAATATCCTCCTGAAAATTTAAAATTCTCTGCTAAATCTGCTATATTCTATTCAATTTACCGCCAGATGTCAATTGATAACTCTATCTCGACCAGGTGACCTTGTGCCGGACGGTGATGGTGCCGGTGGTAATTGTAATCAGGTAGGTTCCACGGCGGACGGGCTGATGATGCGCATCAGTTCCGTCCCAGACCAGCGAATGGTAGCCAGCAGACTGCTGCTGTTCCAGCAGAACCTTGACCGGTCTGCCTGCAAGATCGAACACCTCAGCCCGGACCATGCCTGCCTGAAGCAGGAGATATTCAATCCGGAGTGAA
This is a stretch of genomic DNA from candidate division WOR-3 bacterium. It encodes these proteins:
- a CDS encoding YebC/PmpR family DNA-binding transcriptional regulator, whose product is MSGHSKWATIKHKKSKLDAARGRAFSKLIREITTAARMGGGDIEANPRLRTAVEAARAINMPAENIERAIKRGTGELPGVFYEEVFYEGYAPGGVALLVRALTDNKNRTTAEVRHVFDKYGGSMGAAGCVAWQFKPKGIIVIDRSKTDEDTVLSAAMEAGADDVQSDATNFTVITPVESFEAVKRQLKSAGVEWDRAELTQIATNTVPVSESDAPKVLKLIEMLEELEEVQQVYANFDIPDEVLEKLSSSGT